Proteins encoded within one genomic window of Chroicocephalus ridibundus chromosome 7, bChrRid1.1, whole genome shotgun sequence:
- the ANKRD13B gene encoding ankyrin repeat domain-containing protein 13B isoform X1 produces the protein MLASCSGRKGPEGRYPLHYLVWHNRARDLDRELSAKQADIEQLDPRGRTPLHLATTLGHLECARVLLKHGADVGKENRSGWTVLQEAVSTRDLELVQLVLRYRDYQRAIKRLAGIPILLEKLRKAQDFYVEMKWEFTSWVPLVSKICPSDTYKVWKSGQNLRVDTTLLGFDHMTWQRGNRSFVFRGQDTSAVVMEIDHDRRVVYSETLALASHDQEVLLAAVQPTEEQVMGRLTAPVVTTQLDTKNIAFERNKSGILGWRSEKTEMVNGYEAKVYGASNVELITRTRTEHLSDQHKGKSKGSKTPLQSFLGIAEQHVGPNNGTLITQTLSHANPTAITPEEYFNPNFELGNRDMGRPMELTTKTQKFKAKLWLCEDHPLSLCEQVAPIIDLMAISNALFAKLRDFITLRLPPGFPVKIEIPIFHILNARITFGNLNGCDEPVSSLRHSPSSEAPSPSSDSSSVSSSSSLTSCRACEMDPALFEVPRGYSVVGTHQDALREDEDDLLQFAIQQSLLEAGSEYDQVTIWEALTNSKPGTHPMSHEGRRGDRLDSPAHAVPPSPRQPGPGGGQRGAQRPVPQLRGAAAAGHGAVGAGAGGSRAPDAPGGRRAAADPAALTDGEVTPRPR, from the exons ATGCTCGCGTCTTGCTCAGGCAGGAAGGGGCCGGAGGGCAGGTACCCGCTGCACTACCTCGTCTGGCACAACCGAGCCCGCGACCTGGACCGGGAGCTCAGCGCCAAGCAG GCTGACATTGAGCAGCTGGACCCCCGAGGACGCACCCCGCTGCACCTGGCCACCACGCTGGGCCACCTCGAGTGCGCCAGGGTGCTGCTGAAGCATGGCGCCGACGTGGGCAAGGAGAACCGCAGCGGCTGGACAG TCCTGCAGGAGGCCGTGAGCACCCGTGACCTGGAGCTGGTGCAGCTGGTCCTGCGCTACCGCGACTACCAGAGAGCCATCAAACGTCTTGCCGGGATCCCCATCCTGCTGGAGAAGCTGCGCAAG GCCCAGGACTTCTACGTGGAGATGAAGTGGGAGTTCACCAGCTGGG TGCCGCTGGTGTCCAAGATCTGCCCCAGCGACACCTACAAAGTGTGGAAGAGCGGCCAGAACCTGCGGGTGGACACCACGCTGCTGGGCTTCGACCATATGACCTGGCAGCGGGGCAACCGCAGCTTCGTCTTTCGGGGACAAG ACACCAGCGCGGTGGTGATGGAGATCGACCACGACCGGCGGGTGGTCTACTCGGAGACGCTGGCCCTGGCCAGCCACGaccaggaggtgctgctggctgctgtgcagccCACCGAGGAGCAGGTGATGGGGCGGCTGACGGCCCCCGTCGTCACCACCCAGCTCGACACCAAGAACATCGCCTTCGAgag GAACAAGTCCGGCATCCTGGGCTGGAGGAGCGAGAAGACGGAAATGGTGAATGGGTAcgaggccaag GTCTACGGCGCGTCCAACGTGGAGCTGATCACACGGACGCGGACCGAGCACCTCTCGGACCAGCACAAGGGCAAGAGCAAAG GCAGTAAGACCCCCCTGCAGTCCTTCCTGGGCATCGCCGAGCAGCACGTGGGGCCCAACAACGGG ACGCTGATCACGCAGACGCTGAGCCACGCCAACCCCACCGCCATCACCCCCGAGGAGTACTTCAACCCCAACTTCGAGCTGGGAAACCGGGACATGGGGCGGCCCATGGAGCTCACCACCAAGACGCAGAA GTTCAAGGCCAAGCTGTGGCTGTGCGAGGACCACCCGCTGTCCCTCTGTGAGCAGGTTGCCCCCATCATCGACCTCATGGCAATAAGCAACGCGCTCTTCGCCAAACTGCGGGACTTCATCACCCTGCGCCTCCCGCCCGGCTTCCCCGTCAAGATCG AAATCCCCATCTTCCACATCCTCAACGCCCGCATCACCTTCGGGAACCTCAACGGGTGCGACGAGCCCGTCAGCTCCCTgcggcacagccccagcagcgaGGCGCCCTCGCCCAGCAGCGACTCCTCCTCcgtcagcagctccagctccctga CCTCGTGCCGGGCGTGCGAGATGGACCCGGCGCTCTTTGAGGTGCCGCGGGGGTACAGCGTGGTGGGTACCCACCAGGACGCCCTGCGGGAGGACGAGGATGACCTGCTGCAGTTCGCCATCCAGCAGAGCCTGCTGGAAGCGGGCAGCGAGTACGACCAG GTGACCATTTGGGAAGCACTGACCAACAGCAAACCGGGCACCCACCCTATGTCGCACGAGGGCCGCCGGGGAGACAGGTTG GACTCCCCAGCACAcgccgtccccccgtccccccgtcagcccggccccgggggggggcagcggggggcccAGCGCCCTGTTCCCCAGCTACGCGGagcagctgcggctggccatgGCGCTGTCGGCGCGGGAGCAGGAGGAAGCCGAGCGCCGGACGcgccaggaggaagaagagctgcagCGGATCCTGCAGCTCTCACTGACGGAGAAGTGACCCCGCGCCCCCGCtga
- the ANKRD13B gene encoding ankyrin repeat domain-containing protein 13B isoform X2 — protein sequence MLASCSGRKGPEGRYPLHYLVWHNRARDLDRELSAKQADIEQLDPRGRTPLHLATTLGHLECARVLLKHGADVGKENRSGWTVLQEAVSTRDLELVQLVLRYRDYQRAIKRLAGIPILLEKLRKAQDFYVEMKWEFTSWVPLVSKICPSDTYKVWKSGQNLRVDTTLLGFDHMTWQRGNRSFVFRGQDTSAVVMEIDHDRRVVYSETLALASHDQEVLLAAVQPTEEQVMGRLTAPVVTTQLDTKNIAFERNKSGILGWRSEKTEMVNGYEAKVYGASNVELITRTRTEHLSDQHKGKSKGSKTPLQSFLGIAEQHVGPNNGTLITQTLSHANPTAITPEEYFNPNFELGNRDMGRPMELTTKTQKFKAKLWLCEDHPLSLCEQVAPIIDLMAISNALFAKLRDFITLRLPPGFPVKIEIPIFHILNARITFGNLNGCDEPVSSLRHSPSSEAPSPSSDSSSVSSSSSLTSCRACEMDPALFEVPRGYSVVGTHQDALREDEDDLLQFAIQQSLLEAGSEYDQVTIWEALTNSKPGTHPMSHEGRRGDRTPQHTPSPRPPVSPAPGGGSGGPSALFPSYAEQLRLAMALSAREQEEAERRTRQEEEELQRILQLSLTEK from the exons ATGCTCGCGTCTTGCTCAGGCAGGAAGGGGCCGGAGGGCAGGTACCCGCTGCACTACCTCGTCTGGCACAACCGAGCCCGCGACCTGGACCGGGAGCTCAGCGCCAAGCAG GCTGACATTGAGCAGCTGGACCCCCGAGGACGCACCCCGCTGCACCTGGCCACCACGCTGGGCCACCTCGAGTGCGCCAGGGTGCTGCTGAAGCATGGCGCCGACGTGGGCAAGGAGAACCGCAGCGGCTGGACAG TCCTGCAGGAGGCCGTGAGCACCCGTGACCTGGAGCTGGTGCAGCTGGTCCTGCGCTACCGCGACTACCAGAGAGCCATCAAACGTCTTGCCGGGATCCCCATCCTGCTGGAGAAGCTGCGCAAG GCCCAGGACTTCTACGTGGAGATGAAGTGGGAGTTCACCAGCTGGG TGCCGCTGGTGTCCAAGATCTGCCCCAGCGACACCTACAAAGTGTGGAAGAGCGGCCAGAACCTGCGGGTGGACACCACGCTGCTGGGCTTCGACCATATGACCTGGCAGCGGGGCAACCGCAGCTTCGTCTTTCGGGGACAAG ACACCAGCGCGGTGGTGATGGAGATCGACCACGACCGGCGGGTGGTCTACTCGGAGACGCTGGCCCTGGCCAGCCACGaccaggaggtgctgctggctgctgtgcagccCACCGAGGAGCAGGTGATGGGGCGGCTGACGGCCCCCGTCGTCACCACCCAGCTCGACACCAAGAACATCGCCTTCGAgag GAACAAGTCCGGCATCCTGGGCTGGAGGAGCGAGAAGACGGAAATGGTGAATGGGTAcgaggccaag GTCTACGGCGCGTCCAACGTGGAGCTGATCACACGGACGCGGACCGAGCACCTCTCGGACCAGCACAAGGGCAAGAGCAAAG GCAGTAAGACCCCCCTGCAGTCCTTCCTGGGCATCGCCGAGCAGCACGTGGGGCCCAACAACGGG ACGCTGATCACGCAGACGCTGAGCCACGCCAACCCCACCGCCATCACCCCCGAGGAGTACTTCAACCCCAACTTCGAGCTGGGAAACCGGGACATGGGGCGGCCCATGGAGCTCACCACCAAGACGCAGAA GTTCAAGGCCAAGCTGTGGCTGTGCGAGGACCACCCGCTGTCCCTCTGTGAGCAGGTTGCCCCCATCATCGACCTCATGGCAATAAGCAACGCGCTCTTCGCCAAACTGCGGGACTTCATCACCCTGCGCCTCCCGCCCGGCTTCCCCGTCAAGATCG AAATCCCCATCTTCCACATCCTCAACGCCCGCATCACCTTCGGGAACCTCAACGGGTGCGACGAGCCCGTCAGCTCCCTgcggcacagccccagcagcgaGGCGCCCTCGCCCAGCAGCGACTCCTCCTCcgtcagcagctccagctccctga CCTCGTGCCGGGCGTGCGAGATGGACCCGGCGCTCTTTGAGGTGCCGCGGGGGTACAGCGTGGTGGGTACCCACCAGGACGCCCTGCGGGAGGACGAGGATGACCTGCTGCAGTTCGCCATCCAGCAGAGCCTGCTGGAAGCGGGCAGCGAGTACGACCAG GTGACCATTTGGGAAGCACTGACCAACAGCAAACCGGGCACCCACCCTATGTCGCACGAGGGCCGCCGGGGAGACAG GACTCCCCAGCACAcgccgtccccccgtccccccgtcagcccggccccgggggggggcagcggggggcccAGCGCCCTGTTCCCCAGCTACGCGGagcagctgcggctggccatgGCGCTGTCGGCGCGGGAGCAGGAGGAAGCCGAGCGCCGGACGcgccaggaggaagaagagctgcagCGGATCCTGCAGCTCTCACTGACGGAGAAGTGA